GACTGGGTGAAGCCCACCACGTAGCGGGCCCCGATGTTCTCGGCCGCCTGCGCCGCGGCCACCGCCACCGCCTCGGAATAGGTCCGCCCGGCCAGGTACGAAGGCGCCGCCTTGATGGTGGACTCGGTCTTCCGGATGATGCGGTCCATCATCCTCAGGGCCGGGACGGGGTACTTTCCCGATGAGGTCTCGCCCGAGAGCATGAGGGCGTCGGTGCCGTCTATGACGGCGTTGGCCACGTCGGTGGCCTCCGCCCGGGTGGGGGTGGTGTGCAGAGTCATGGACTCCAGCATCTGGGTGGCGGTGATGACCAGCTTGCCCCTGTGGTTGGCCTCCTCGATGAGCCGCTTCTGGATGAGGGGGACCTCCTCGGGGGGCACCTCCACGCCCAGGTCGCCCCGGGCTATCATGATGCCCTGGGCCTCCTCGAGAATCTCTCCGATATTCTGCACGGCCTCGGGCTTTTCTATCTTGGCGATGAGGGGGAGGTCTCCCTTGCCTCTCTCCCTCAGGAAGGCGCGCACCTTCCGTATGTCCTCCGCCCTGCGCACGAAGGACAGGGCCACGTAGTCCACTCCCAGCGAGAGGCCGAAGGCGAGGTCCTCCCGGTCCTTCCCGGTGAAGGACTCAAGGCGGACGTTCACCCCCGGGAGGTTCACCCCCTTGTGGTCCCGGAGCAGGCCGCCCTCAAGGACCCTGGCGCGGAGGGCCTCGCCCTTTTTCCCCAGGACCTTGAGCTCCAGGAGCCCGTCGTCAAGCAGGATGCGGCCGCCCTTCCGGACGTCCCGGGCCACCCTCGGGTAGGAGACGCATATCCTCTCCTCCGAGCCCTCCTCCTGG
The genomic region above belongs to Nitrospirota bacterium and contains:
- the pyk gene encoding pyruvate kinase, with the translated sequence MLKRRGHRRARIVCTLGPASATRDVVGRLVRAGMNVARLNFSHGTHESHRKLHGLVRGAARGAGVPVAVLQDLQGIKIRTGTFPGGAVMLKRGREVLVLPGQEEGSEERICVSYPRVARDVRKGGRILLDDGLLELKVLGKKGEALRARVLEGGLLRDHKGVNLPGVNVRLESFTGKDREDLAFGLSLGVDYVALSFVRRAEDIRKVRAFLRERGKGDLPLIAKIEKPEAVQNIGEILEEAQGIMIARGDLGVEVPPEEVPLIQKRLIEEANHRGKLVITATQMLESMTLHTTPTRAEATDVANAVIDGTDALMLSGETSSGKYPVPALRMMDRIIRKTESTIKAAPSYLAGRTYSEAVAVAAAQAAENIGARYVVGFTQSGYTARLLSKYRPSVPIVAFTPSADVRSRMCLYWGVIPRIMRQIRSTDEVFAEVERILLKEGMVRPGESVVITASSPIGGAGKTNMLKLHRIGDKGE